TTACATACTGCTGAGGGACTGAGAAGTTATTTATAGTTTATCTGAAACCCCCAGCAATTGTCGCCCATAACTGAACCACATATTCCACACTGTGCTTGCGGCGTAGTCTGTCCAGTGTTATAAATTGATTCTGCTGCCTGAGTCACACAGCAGATGCAGTGAGAGACCTTCTAAGGACCTTGAATGGACAAGTGTTATTAGCATAAAGGAAGACAAGGATGAGCtattatcattcattttgtAAATCCATTGTTGACTTTCAACAATCTCAACAGTCAATTTAGTTTTCCTTTCAATATCAGCATTCTGaaactataatataataaaaaaccataaaaaaacgATGAGGCATCGTGCATAATGTATAGTTTGCTCCtctctttaaaatgtaatgtagtATTAAAATAGTGTCTATTTGAACTAGTTGTATGTACtataaaatacagtatacaATTGTTAGATCAGTTACAGAATTATCTGTTTAAAAGCACATGCTACTGCTAGACCATCTGACTTGagttaaagataaataaaaactttgaaaaatactaaaaaataaaccTGTTGGGATTTGAATGTAGCCACTTGATACATATATAAGCAGGAGTGTTGGAATAATAAGTCTCCCTTAAGTTTCCAAGTGAAAAAATAGAAGCTTTATCAATAATTGAGTGTTAAAAGCGAGGCAGTTGCAATGATTAACGTAATAATCCCAGCTGTGATTTATCTCCTTGTTATTGTCCTGCAGCAAAAATAGCAAAGCGCCTCCACAAAGAGGGTGCGTTAGTAACGATTTCCCACCAGGCcatatagtaaaataaaataatattaaaaaaacatgtattcaaaaaataaagcagccAGAAGTAGGCTACTGTTCCCTCACAGCAGTTtgctacattttaaagtgtCTCGCTGGCACTAAAGTATTGGCCCCATGAGTATTTACCACAATATTACATAATACAacttttggtaacgctttatattaaggtccttgtaataaccattaattaacaagtaataaggcattgttctcgctttagatccctttagctgcaaaaagcatagttaactgttaacaagtgcatagttaacttataataaatgagcaataaagtatattttcaatCAATAAGCaatataatatcaataagcaaacaaaagattaataaaggcatggcaaagacataatgggtgggttatgggtgtttgtaatgctattatgaagaattataagatactcatgaggcttttattaatgttcttattatacatctctttttaaaaaaaatgtgtttattgatttttcagtgacataacaaaatcaagagatgacattacgagagtcagtgtaacaagtaaaaaaataataatgataataaaaataatacataaaataaaatgaaatcagatcaggaataactaatagtaagaagaattacaaaaaaataaataaaaaataaaaaataaaataaataaataaaaataaataaataaataaaaatggaagcgaacaacaaatacacagaacaaaacaaaaacacaaataggtcacccactgctaaataaaagtctaataatatgtttattatacatctcttatagcctgctattagctgtattataatgccattattaacacttatataggcttataaacacacagtaatgttaataagcatcttgtcaggacttacaagggccttattacttgttagttaatggttattacaaggaccttaatataaagcgttacccaactTTTTTCCGAGGACACTCCTATTATTCGTCCCAAAACAAACGCATTTGCGTTAACTGGCTTGTAGAAACGCTACGTTTAGCACCGTGAAGCTCTGTATTACAGGAAAACAAAGAGCATTTGAAGGCAGCACGTCAGACAGCAGTGGGGGCATTCTGTATCCTAGCAACCACAGACGCTCTTTTTCTGACGCGTTTTCTGAGGTTTTATCACCTTTTCTGGGTGATTTTCAGCCGACATGATGGACGTTTCACTCGAGGCTCGAACCAAACCGCTTTCTACACTGTCTGCATTTAGTTATATCCCACCACGAAGAAAGGAGGCAAAAGAAATGACATATTACAATACAGAGTCGAAGGTAATGTGTCGGAATTTTAACTTGCTAAAGTTAAagccagaggtggaaaaagtattcagatctcttacttaagtaaaagtactaataccacactgtgaaattactccactacaagtaaaagtcctgcattcaaaatgtacttaagtgaaagtacaaaagtatcagcatcaaaatgtacttaaagtatcaaaagtaaaagtacttgttatgcagaatggagccatttagattgttttatatattccaaatatcatattatattattattattgatgcatttatgtatacagcgttttaattttctcaaggtagggctcatattgactatttaatattctgttatgaggtttatttaaaaaagtgtctaatcacctaaatttattgtgttttttatgttaaacctcgagtgaaaagtaactaaagctgtcagctaaatgtagtggagtaaaaagtacaatatttgcctcaaaatgtagtgaagtagaagtataaagtgacataaaatggaaatactcaagtaaagtacaagtacctaaaaattgtacttaagtacagtacttgagtaaaagtactcagttactttccaccactggttaaagCCGTGCTCAAATAATCTCACTGCTAACGCCAGCTAgctggcagtggtggaaaaagtattcagatcagtaaaagtactaataccacactgcagaattattccactacaagtaaaagtagtaCCTGCATTCAAACCTTCCTGAactaaaagtgcaaaagtaccagcatcaaaatgtacttaaagtatcaaaagtagtaGTTATTCAGAGTGGACCCACTGATTGTTATAAcgttatattccaaatatattattagattatttgtattgatgcattatgtaagcagcgttttgattttgtaaagatatggctcatttaactacttaatatactgtgaaggggtttaattaaagtaaaaactagaatatttgcctctaaatgtagttgagtagaagtataacattacataacatggaaatactcaattaaagtacatgtagctcaaaattttacttaattacagtacttgagtaaatgtacttagttatattccaccaaTGACCTTGTTGagaaaattacattaattaacACTACATGAAGTAATACAGTTTTTAATTCTTAAAGTTACAGTAATTCGTTCATAAGTCgttcataaagttggaatcattttgtttgcagatacaatcctctgttaatgtggtttcattttcattgtgatatgttttgaagagattgtgacaatgtgatttattcttgatcGATAAAGTGTAGCCTAtatattctcaaaactttattaatcaatcatttcatggaaagaggtaaaagatattttattccaactttataggaTTTCCACAGGCCAAAGAGTTTCCATGTACAGTAgctaatctaataataataatattaataatatttggaTAGGTTTTGCTTAAAGCTAAAGCTAGCTGCCTGAAAGGAAGGATGTCAGATAGAAATGTGCACGCAGAATATACAGTAGAGTATAATATAACTTTTCACTTTACTTTAGCATTAACAAAAGATCATGATTGGCAGAACCCAGTCTAgtgagttgaaaattagcttccctaaagtgacataaaatgatccCCTTCTGTTTTGACAggcttgataataataataataataataatgcttctCTCCATTGGTAGGTCCCAGAAGTGTCCATGTATGACCAAGTGTTCCACCAGGAGCAGGGTTACGATATGAAACTGCGGCGAGATGACAGGAAACACTACAAGGGAAGAGGTCTCAACATAAATGATGAGGTAATGACTACAGTTAAGTCACTACTTTGGTTCTTTTGGTTCTCATCTAATTGAAATTTGCTGCAAACTTGAGTTAAATGAATGGGACAAGTGTTTAATGTAACTTCAGCAAGGTATTATCCTTGTCTGATATTATTGGTAAGTGTCCATCTTATCCAATACATTTCATGATGCATTGTGGGAAAGTTTGAGCTCACTATATAGGGTATGATAATTCTCAATAGTGAGTGATTTCAGACACAGCCTATATTTCTGCTTTCTGCTTCTGCttcggttagcggctcaggtagtTCAGAAAGTACCTGTCTTGGgtcggtactttctgagccgctactgagcGGCAATTTCAcgcatgcatgattcatttgcagactggtgcaaactggaggctaaggggttaacagctCCTTCTCTGATGACTGcagcgggaggactgggccgcttgtgagtgctttgggacggcacctgttactcgttaagaagagtaacgagtctccaaaagtctccgaTAATatcagaaaaagtcactagatttatcgctagtcgcttttttgaaaaagactcGCAAGAGggggtctgaatagttgctaaatatagcgactataagttgctaagttggcaacactgcttgccacgTTGGTCTGTTGTTACATTCGTACTCCATTTTggctgctacaaaagtacctgtataggaacagaggctgaggggaactaactagtgggtgtagccaaaacactcagccgctttccaaaaagtactcacaAAGTACTCAGTGGGAACATTCCTTATGTGAACACGGCATAAAAAATGAGTGTGCACACCCCACAGAGACTCATAGATGGCTGTACCAATCAAAGGgctatttaaaaatgattaattgtttATCTTTCATATTATGTTGCCCAATAGAAGTAACGTGTTGACAattacttttatatattttcctgtAATTGAGTGACGAACAATGTTCCATTTGCAGAATTactattgttattgttaatttataaaaagattgctttacatgaaaattgcaTGCACATGTAAACCACTTTCAGTGAGATGCAAATGCAAAACTAATGTGATTAttactaaaacacatgaattaCAGTTCATGACTTCTTTAGCAGTGATGACGTCAGTGAACACTGCCTTAAAGCACGGACCACCTACACACTTGGCacacagaaaagagaaaagagaagtgTATTATAAGCATTACCACTCTACTCAGCTAATCACACCTTCTCCTGGTGTTTCCTCAAGCTAATTGTTGCAAACAGAAGCTTTAGATGAAATTGGCAATATGGCCGTTGGAGTGTTTTATACAGAAGATAGAAATGTAAGTATATTCTGCAAAATCATTCTAAACGAGTATACGTTTCTAAATGTTAAATATGCACAAGCCTGTTAACATTTTTACCACGTAAACTACCACTGACTGACATATGTGACATTTAAGTTTTATGACATTTGTTTATGGCTCCTTTTGAAGCCATTTCATCTCCACAGAGAATTATTCATGTCAAGAAAAGTAGCTCACAGTGAGTTTCTGGGTCACTGAAAGCAGAGAGGATGGTGAACaaagcagccacacacactgctgaGCTTGTAATTACAGCGAGTTGAGAGGTTGGCTGTCAGCGGCGGTGACAGCTCCTGCTGAATTAGGACGTTCCTCTTCTGGAATTCacatttaaatgtgaattaGAAAGTATTTATTGTATAAACTATTCAGAGGATAATGGCAGTCTGTTATTTTTTGTTCCTAAGGCTTATTCAAATAGAAATCCCCCGGTGACTCAGCCGCAGATAGACGCAGGTACTGTCTGTTCTGCAGATAGTTAGCGTGACCTCCCTGAAGTCAGAGGCTCCCACTGTTCAAAAGTGTGTTGAAAAAGCTCACAGTGAGACACACTGCTGCCCTGGTTCTAATGAGCAATATAACACTGTGGTGTCAGCTAAaagtttgtttcatttgttgGGGTGATTTCCATATTTTACATATAGTGTAAAGTCAGTGCAATCATTGAATATAACATATGGAGCTTTATGCATAATCTGTCTCAGGGCTAGAATGTATTCACTGGGGATATTTTGGTGTTAAAATGGCTCCATAAATCAGTATGACAGCACTGGGAATCAGCTGCCTTTAATTCCATTCAATGCACAGTGCCATGGTCATGTCAAATGGTATACAAAGCTTTCTGAGCATGGCCGAACAGTGAAAGTTTCAGTTCAACAGGCACATGCAAGCATATTATatttagggcctcggggcaatcgcaccgagcactggtcccatacagcaatagctgtagggaccagtgctgcactactgttatactgtggattttttcttattcctcttccggacgcaatttcgtcccgctactagtcctacaacttgaagagttgcaggacaaattatatatcaaaacgtgcggtttgatcgggatcggtgtgctattacttttctctacagaatatgaatttttcgcgtcaggatatcgtgtcgggaagttgttgaaataatgctaaaggtttttttttatgtttcattcaaagaaATTGAGaccagtgaagcttaaagttgaggaaagtttgataaaatgctgcagttgttgtcgtccatacatgtttgatatcagttgagttcagtttgactgaatactttgtaggtcagtctgtgggtttgactctcactgtggaggaataaaaagacagactgagaattttctcctatttgacaaaataattcttgattgtatttaatgttgtggacacaaaatgcagttaaatagtcaaatcgcaatatattgtatcgcagtactcaccatatcgcaaaatgcttaaaatcgcacaaatctcgtattgtgactcaagtatcaggattaAATTGTACcatggggcctctggggattcacacctctagttaCTATGTCCTAAAGTGATTATTTTGAGTCAATTTCTCAATATTATGACTCACAGGATCTTTTTTCATCACATAACCAGAAGTGGGCTTTCAAACAGCTGTGCTTTTCCTGCACGTCAAAACATCTTGTGTGAAGAACATATTCAATATTTTCACACAGGATATAATAGCAAgtcttaatttattcattttgactgTCTGCTCTGTATCTCCCTGCTTGTTGTCCTGCTCAAGGAGAAGTCCAGATCTGTCCCGGTGCGCTCCTCTGCAGAATATGGCCGCCGTCCTGTTCCCGCCCTCTACCAGACAGGACGAGAGCATGCACGTGTGGCTTGCATTAAAGCTGAATTTTTCATGGAAAATGGGATCATCTGGAATCTGGCAGAAGGATACGGATCAGTGGCCCCTATTTGAAAGGCTGAAGTACCACAGCGTGAGATGAAAGTGTTTGTTCTCACtgtgcaaaaaataaaccaGTGTTGGAgcatgtacattaaaaaaaagaacttgtTCCTAGAACgaaattaaataatgg
This genomic interval from Centropristis striata isolate RG_2023a ecotype Rhode Island chromosome 14, C.striata_1.0, whole genome shotgun sequence contains the following:
- the cfap90 gene encoding cilia- and flagella-associated protein 90; translation: MMDVSLEARTKPLSTLSAFSYIPPRRKEAKEMTYYNTESKVPEVSMYDQVFHQEQGYDMKLRRDDRKHYKGRGLNINDEEKSRSVPVRSSAEYGRRPVPALYQTGREHARVACIKAEFFMENGIIWNLAEGYGSVAPI